From a single Rosa rugosa chromosome 7, drRosRugo1.1, whole genome shotgun sequence genomic region:
- the LOC133719760 gene encoding uncharacterized protein LOC133719760 isoform X1 — translation MKKAEYFSKDFEWDELRVEVENDPSFSYHLLPFQPSLSVAEEAESQPWNDFHHRHSSGKFFKERRYLLQEFPELVSCEENSRVLEVGCGNGSTVLPILRGNEKVTVYACDCSTEALEKAKETIYASNIVSIEHRFHTFCCDFSTSGFPTWLTYNPCQANFEQTSDGRGNSETCLDDSSSLKESRCCIGGVDFVTLIFTLSALSLQRMPKSIKECFSVMRPGGMLLFRDYGLYDMSMLRFEMDKRVGFREYMRSDGTRSYFFSLDTVRDLFMGAGFIELELEYCCVKSLNRRNGKSMRRVWVHGKFQKPV, via the exons atgaagaaagcaGAGTACTTCAGCAAGGACTTCGAGTGGGACGAGCTGAGAGTCGAGGTAGAAAACGACCCGTCGTTTAGCTACCATTTGCTCCCATTCCAGCCCTCTCTTTCAGTTGCAGAAGAAGCTGAATCTCAACCGTGGAATGACTTTCATCACCGCCATTCATCTGGGAAGTTCTTCAAG GAAAGGCGATATTTGTTGCAAGAATTCCCTGAACTAGTTAGCTGTGAGGAgaattctagggttttggaggtGGGGTGTGGCAATGGCAGCACTGTTCTTCCAATATTGAG GGGCAACGAGAAAGTCACGGTTTATGCATGTGATTGTAGCACTGAGGCCCTTGAGAAGGCTAAGGAGACGATTTATGCTTCTAACATTGTTTCTATTGAGCATCGTTTCCATACGTTTTGTTGTGATTTCTCTACCTCTGGGTTTCCAACATGGTTGACCTACAATCCTTGTCAAGCAAATTTTGAACAAACTTCAG ATGGTAGAGGGAATAGTGAAACCTGTCTTGATGATTCAAGTTCATTGAAAGAAAGCAGATGTTGCATTGGTGGGGTTGATTTTGTTACCTTG ATATTCACACTGTCGGCATTATCACTTCAGAGGATGCCAAAGTCCATCAAGGAGTGTTTTTCTGTTATGAGACCTGGAGGCATGCTTCTATTTAGGGATTATG GCCTTTATGACATGAGCATGCTTCGGTTTGAGATGGACAAAAGAGTGGGATTCAGGGAGTATATGCGATCAGATGGAACTCGATCTTATTTCTTCTCATTGGATACTGTAAGGGATCTATTTATGGGAGCAGGCTTTATTGAG CTTGAGCTTGAATACTGCTGTGTTAAGTCGCTGAATCGTCGAAATGGGAAGAGCATGCGAAGGGTGTGGGTTCACGGAAAGTTCCAAAAGCCTGTGTGA
- the LOC133719760 gene encoding uncharacterized protein LOC133719760 isoform X2, whose amino-acid sequence MKKAEYFSKDFEWDELRVEVENDPSFSYHLLPFQPSLSVAEEAESQPWNDFHHRHSSGKFFKERRYLLQEFPELVSCEENSRVLEVGCGNGSTVLPILRGNEKVTVYACDCSTEALEKAKETIYASNIVSIEHRFHTFCCDFSTSGFPTWLTYNPCQANFEQTSDGRGNSETCLDDSSSLKESRCCIGGVDFVTLRMPKSIKECFSVMRPGGMLLFRDYGLYDMSMLRFEMDKRVGFREYMRSDGTRSYFFSLDTVRDLFMGAGFIELELEYCCVKSLNRRNGKSMRRVWVHGKFQKPV is encoded by the exons atgaagaaagcaGAGTACTTCAGCAAGGACTTCGAGTGGGACGAGCTGAGAGTCGAGGTAGAAAACGACCCGTCGTTTAGCTACCATTTGCTCCCATTCCAGCCCTCTCTTTCAGTTGCAGAAGAAGCTGAATCTCAACCGTGGAATGACTTTCATCACCGCCATTCATCTGGGAAGTTCTTCAAG GAAAGGCGATATTTGTTGCAAGAATTCCCTGAACTAGTTAGCTGTGAGGAgaattctagggttttggaggtGGGGTGTGGCAATGGCAGCACTGTTCTTCCAATATTGAG GGGCAACGAGAAAGTCACGGTTTATGCATGTGATTGTAGCACTGAGGCCCTTGAGAAGGCTAAGGAGACGATTTATGCTTCTAACATTGTTTCTATTGAGCATCGTTTCCATACGTTTTGTTGTGATTTCTCTACCTCTGGGTTTCCAACATGGTTGACCTACAATCCTTGTCAAGCAAATTTTGAACAAACTTCAG ATGGTAGAGGGAATAGTGAAACCTGTCTTGATGATTCAAGTTCATTGAAAGAAAGCAGATGTTGCATTGGTGGGGTTGATTTTGTTACCTTG AGGATGCCAAAGTCCATCAAGGAGTGTTTTTCTGTTATGAGACCTGGAGGCATGCTTCTATTTAGGGATTATG GCCTTTATGACATGAGCATGCTTCGGTTTGAGATGGACAAAAGAGTGGGATTCAGGGAGTATATGCGATCAGATGGAACTCGATCTTATTTCTTCTCATTGGATACTGTAAGGGATCTATTTATGGGAGCAGGCTTTATTGAG CTTGAGCTTGAATACTGCTGTGTTAAGTCGCTGAATCGTCGAAATGGGAAGAGCATGCGAAGGGTGTGGGTTCACGGAAAGTTCCAAAAGCCTGTGTGA